In Caldicellulosiruptor obsidiansis OB47, a single window of DNA contains:
- a CDS encoding L,D-transpeptidase family protein has protein sequence MKRKSPLKVVLSIFVILIPLIAISGISNHNKNSYLIYVSIDDSRLYVFKEGILYKSYPISPGKPSTPTPVGTFKIISKDYWGEGFGGRWMGLNVVYGKYGIHGTIYENYIGAHVSKGCVRMLNKDVKELFSYISVGTTVVISEGIYGEFRNGFRTIYPGDTGEDVMAVQRRLKKLGFYSGSIDGKYGAALEYAVNLYQKKNKLPVTNKITPYLLRKMGFYLFE, from the coding sequence ATGAAAAGAAAAAGTCCACTCAAGGTTGTACTCTCAATTTTTGTTATTTTAATACCTTTAATAGCCATCTCGGGTATATCAAACCACAACAAGAATTCGTATCTTATATATGTCTCAATTGATGACAGTAGGCTATATGTATTTAAAGAAGGGATTTTATACAAGTCATATCCAATTTCACCAGGCAAGCCTTCAACTCCTACTCCAGTTGGCACATTTAAGATAATATCAAAAGACTACTGGGGTGAAGGGTTTGGAGGAAGGTGGATGGGGCTAAATGTTGTATATGGCAAATATGGCATTCATGGAACGATATATGAAAATTATATAGGGGCTCATGTGAGCAAAGGCTGTGTTAGAATGCTCAACAAGGATGTGAAAGAACTGTTTTCATATATTTCTGTTGGAACTACAGTAGTAATTTCAGAAGGCATATATGGAGAGTTTAGAAATGGTTTTAGAACAATCTACCCGGGTGATACTGGAGAGGATGTTATGGCAGTTCAAAGAAGGCTCAAAAAACTCGGATTTTATTCAGGGAGCATCGATGGCAAGTATGGAGCAGCACTTGAATATGCAGTAAATTTATACCAGAAGAAAAATAAGCTTCCTGTAACCAACAAGATTACACCATATTTGCTAAGAAAAATGGGTTTTTATTTATTTGAATAA